A section of the Microcoleus sp. FACHB-68 genome encodes:
- a CDS encoding glucosamine-6-phosphate deaminase, whose amino-acid sequence MLPKWQVFVERPESDNNVTPAINPRAGVPAPSLLGSLAGAATPLKKNSNASMFNTSNTSQGRMPVQMFAVDALSVRVYNSSTQIAHDAAQIAQTYLQNCLTQQASAAVILATGNSQIQFLETLISLGGVDWSRITFFHLDEYLGIERDHSASFRRYLRQRVENQVKSCTFHYIEGDAMQPLNECERYTQLLQAQPIDLCCLGIGENGHLAFNDPSVANFNDPHHIKLVKLDTATRQQQVDEGHFPHLEAVPQYAFTLTLPMICSAKKILCLAPEKRKALPVKKMLQETISTVCPASILRRQPNALLFLDPDSASLL is encoded by the coding sequence GTGTTGCCAAAATGGCAAGTTTTTGTTGAGAGGCCCGAAAGCGATAACAATGTTACGCCGGCTATAAATCCTAGAGCAGGAGTGCCGGCACCCTCGCTGTTGGGATCATTGGCAGGTGCAGCTACACCCCTCAAAAAAAATTCTAACGCCTCTATGTTTAACACATCGAACACTTCACAAGGAAGGATGCCGGTACAAATGTTTGCAGTCGATGCCCTATCGGTACGAGTTTACAACTCTAGCACCCAAATCGCTCATGATGCTGCCCAAATTGCCCAAACCTATTTGCAAAACTGTCTCACGCAACAGGCAAGCGCTGCAGTAATTTTAGCCACCGGCAACTCTCAAATCCAATTTCTGGAAACGCTGATTTCTTTGGGAGGCGTAGATTGGTCTCGCATTACCTTTTTTCATCTGGATGAGTATTTGGGAATTGAACGCGATCACTCTGCTAGTTTCCGCCGCTATTTGCGTCAGCGAGTGGAAAATCAAGTGAAGTCCTGTACGTTTCATTATATAGAAGGTGACGCGATGCAACCGCTGAATGAATGCGAACGCTACACCCAACTTTTGCAAGCACAACCGATTGATCTCTGCTGTTTGGGTATTGGGGAAAATGGACATTTAGCATTTAATGATCCGTCTGTCGCTAATTTCAATGATCCGCATCACATTAAACTGGTGAAGTTGGACACTGCAACGCGTCAGCAGCAGGTTGATGAAGGTCATTTTCCCCATCTTGAAGCTGTACCGCAATACGCGTTTACCCTGACGCTGCCGATGATTTGCTCTGCAAAAAAAATATTGTGCCTTGCGCCAGAAAAACGCAAAGCGCTGCCGGTGAAAAAGATGTTGCAAGAAACAATTAGTACGGTTTGCCCTGCTTCTATTCTCCGCCGGCAACCCAATGCCCTGTTATTTTTAGATCCGGATTCTGCCAGCTTGCTGTGA
- a CDS encoding serine/threonine-protein kinase: MKPVYCNQGHENPSGSHFCLHCGEKLQAPATSGVVQGMILGERYRISRQIGQGGFGRTYLSEDVNRFNEPCVLKEFAPQVQGTYALQKGQELFEREAGVLYKLQHPQIPRFREMFRANLDGEGHLFLVQDYVEGQTYRSLLINRRVHNRLFSEAEITQMLLQLLPVLDYIHTQGVVHRDISPDNLMLRNSDLLPVLIDFGGVKQVAATVASEFVGGINAPATRLGKVGYAPDEQMQMGAVYPHSDLYALAVTVLVLLTGKEPQELRDPQTLSWRWRNYVSLSPSLGAVFDKMLAHRPGERYQSAKEVLQALTGTPPAPLPPPPPAPLPPPPQPDITQATQAVAPIRPAQPPQPAQPPQPVPAAVTPQRKAAAPFWLNLLLMGIVIAGMGGVGWWAGNYWVDQQRQGDHSIPPPDRSDNYSPEERQRKDALRDRRKALGIDYNFYIDLVNEAFYTKYPEQQGRVLSDESVDEVWRSRWDSLADQQLNQLASLSEQSRRRLGSYTSADIDRWKAQINLRNLSSRALNDLTDARFFYLFPDQPKGQNLLDRPIGQVWQAVATDFVQAVAAGSTLEEIKFDRGSTSTQISGNLEPGAGKAYIAKLNKDQLMKLNLDAPAQSTRLSLYTPTSKNPPLLEDSKQVTWSNKLSEAGYYEIVVVSDSTDPISYNLTLEIN, from the coding sequence ATGAAGCCCGTCTATTGCAATCAAGGACACGAAAACCCCTCTGGCAGCCATTTTTGTCTTCACTGTGGGGAAAAGCTACAGGCACCGGCAACCTCTGGTGTTGTTCAAGGGATGATTTTGGGCGAACGTTACCGCATTTCGCGCCAGATCGGGCAAGGTGGCTTCGGACGCACCTACCTATCTGAAGATGTTAACCGCTTCAACGAACCGTGTGTTCTCAAAGAATTTGCCCCCCAAGTCCAAGGCACCTACGCGCTGCAAAAAGGTCAAGAATTGTTTGAACGCGAAGCCGGCGTTCTCTACAAGCTGCAACACCCGCAAATTCCGCGCTTCCGGGAGATGTTTCGGGCGAATTTGGACGGCGAGGGACATTTGTTTTTGGTGCAAGATTATGTGGAAGGTCAAACTTACCGTTCCTTGTTAATCAACCGGCGGGTGCACAACCGGCTGTTTAGCGAGGCAGAAATCACGCAAATGCTGCTGCAACTTCTGCCGGTTTTAGACTACATCCACACCCAAGGCGTCGTGCATCGAGATATTTCTCCCGATAACCTGATGCTGCGGAATTCCGATCTGCTGCCGGTGTTGATAGACTTTGGCGGCGTTAAGCAAGTCGCGGCAACGGTGGCGTCTGAGTTCGTGGGAGGCATTAACGCACCGGCAACGCGGCTGGGTAAGGTAGGATACGCCCCAGATGAGCAAATGCAGATGGGCGCTGTTTACCCCCACAGTGACTTGTATGCCTTGGCTGTGACGGTGTTGGTACTACTCACCGGCAAGGAACCCCAAGAACTGAGAGATCCCCAAACGCTGAGTTGGAGGTGGCGCAATTACGTTAGCCTCAGCCCCAGTTTAGGGGCAGTGTTTGATAAAATGCTGGCTCACCGGCCTGGTGAACGCTATCAATCGGCAAAGGAGGTGCTGCAAGCCCTCACCGGCACTCCACCGGCACCCCTTCCCCCGCCACCACCAGCACCCCTTCCGCCTCCGCCACAACCGGATATCACCCAAGCAACCCAAGCCGTTGCGCCAATAAGGCCGGCACAACCTCCACAGCCGGCACAACCCCCACAGCCGGTTCCGGCTGCCGTGACTCCTCAGCGGAAAGCGGCTGCACCGTTTTGGCTAAACCTGCTGCTAATGGGCATCGTGATTGCCGGCATGGGTGGAGTTGGCTGGTGGGCCGGTAATTATTGGGTAGACCAACAAAGACAGGGGGATCACTCCATTCCACCTCCAGACAGATCGGATAATTATTCCCCCGAAGAAAGACAGCGCAAAGATGCCCTTCGTGATCGCCGTAAAGCCTTGGGGATTGATTACAATTTCTACATTGATTTGGTGAATGAGGCTTTTTATACCAAATATCCAGAGCAACAGGGACGCGTTCTCAGCGATGAATCTGTTGATGAAGTGTGGCGATCTCGCTGGGATAGTTTGGCCGATCAACAACTTAATCAACTTGCCAGTCTCAGCGAGCAATCTCGTCGCCGGTTGGGCAGTTATACTTCAGCCGATATTGATCGCTGGAAAGCACAAATTAATCTGCGGAACTTGAGTAGTCGGGCGCTCAATGACTTGACAGATGCCAGGTTTTTCTATCTATTTCCTGATCAACCCAAGGGTCAGAATTTGCTCGATAGACCCATTGGTCAAGTTTGGCAGGCAGTCGCTACGGATTTTGTGCAAGCTGTGGCAGCAGGAAGTACTTTAGAAGAAATTAAATTTGATCGAGGTAGCACTAGCACGCAAATTAGTGGCAATCTCGAACCCGGTGCCGGTAAGGCTTATATTGCTAAATTGAATAAAGATCAACTGATGAAATTAAACTTAGATGCGCCGGCTCAATCAACCCGGCTGTCCCTCTACACTCCCACCAGCAAGAACCCGCCTTTATTAGAAGATTCAAAACAAGTGACTTGGTCTAATAAACTGTCTGAAGCCGGTTACTATGAAATTGTCGTTGTTTCTGATAGCACAGACCCGATTTCCTACAACTTAACCCTCGAAATCAATTAA
- a CDS encoding serine/threonine-protein kinase, giving the protein MTPVYCTKGHENPAGNRFCHQCGDKLAPSAAGGMSAGIILDDRYRVILQLGQGGFGRTYLVEDINRFNERCVLKEFAPQVQSGSALQKAQELFEREAGVLYKLQHPQIPRFRELLRGQMAGVESLFLVQDYIEGQTYRELLNSRKSKRQLFSEEEVKKLLLQLLPVLDYIHSQGVIHRDISPENLILRNSDRLPVLIDFGGVKEVAVSAISKFSQLAFSTHIGKPGYAPEEQLKKGKAFPSSDLYSLAVTALVLLTGKEPQDLYNSFKAIWQWRHVVSISPNLAAILDKMLLRNPSQRYQAAGDVIQALEPSGLKTQPSNITQINTVVVAPKAPPAPPKPAPAPPPAIVVHQPAPIVPAAGHGHLNPVGILLFPIRFLWHCFRTLTVLSIGLLLLAGVASWAFPKFISWTPPQLPTAISSSKEESRLDNIFVRREALQIPEEFFNVLVNEQFYNRHPELQDRLLTNNQEDESYRQKWYDSADALLSKLERANLSEKSRRQIGQYTEENYGSRQSNLSNEELIRQTDEQFYQLFPEQQGQTLNPETWGQIWYAIATNRAENR; this is encoded by the coding sequence ATGACGCCCGTTTATTGCACGAAAGGACATGAAAATCCAGCCGGCAATCGCTTCTGTCACCAATGTGGCGACAAACTTGCCCCATCGGCAGCCGGTGGGATGTCTGCGGGGATCATTCTGGATGATCGCTACCGGGTTATCCTCCAGCTAGGGCAGGGCGGCTTTGGGCGCACTTATCTGGTTGAAGATATCAATCGTTTTAACGAACGCTGTGTTTTAAAGGAATTTGCCCCCCAGGTTCAAAGTGGCAGCGCCTTGCAAAAAGCCCAAGAACTGTTTGAACGAGAAGCCGGCGTTCTCTACAAGCTGCAACACCCGCAGATTCCGCGCTTTCGAGAGTTGCTTCGCGGGCAAATGGCCGGCGTTGAGTCTTTATTTTTGGTACAAGATTATATTGAGGGGCAAACTTACCGGGAATTGTTAAACAGCCGTAAAAGTAAAAGACAGTTGTTTAGTGAGGAAGAAGTCAAAAAGCTGTTGCTGCAACTGCTGCCGGTTTTGGATTATATCCACTCCCAAGGCGTAATTCACCGCGATATTTCTCCCGAAAACCTGATTTTGCGGAATTCCGACCGGCTGCCGGTGTTGATAGACTTTGGCGGCGTAAAAGAAGTCGCGGTTTCTGCCATTTCTAAGTTCAGTCAGCTTGCCTTTTCCACACATATTGGCAAACCCGGATACGCCCCAGAAGAACAACTTAAAAAAGGCAAAGCTTTCCCTAGCAGTGATTTATATTCCTTAGCAGTAACCGCTTTGGTTTTGCTCACCGGCAAGGAACCGCAAGACTTATACAACAGCTTTAAAGCGATTTGGCAATGGCGGCACGTCGTCAGTATTAGCCCAAATCTGGCAGCAATTTTAGATAAGATGTTGCTAAGAAATCCTAGCCAACGCTATCAAGCTGCCGGTGATGTGATTCAAGCTTTAGAACCTTCTGGATTAAAAACTCAGCCCAGTAATATTACCCAAATCAACACCGTTGTCGTTGCGCCGAAAGCCCCGCCTGCGCCCCCTAAACCCGCGCCGGCACCTCCCCCTGCCATAGTGGTACATCAGCCGGCACCCATTGTTCCTGCTGCCGGTCACGGGCATTTAAATCCTGTCGGCATTCTCCTGTTTCCCATCCGGTTTCTGTGGCATTGTTTTCGCACACTGACTGTCCTTAGCATTGGTTTGCTATTACTAGCCGGTGTTGCTTCTTGGGCATTTCCTAAGTTTATTTCTTGGACACCGCCACAGTTGCCAACCGCCATTTCTAGTTCTAAAGAAGAGTCTCGCCTAGACAATATTTTTGTGCGCCGCGAAGCTTTGCAAATTCCTGAAGAATTTTTCAATGTTTTAGTTAATGAACAGTTTTACAACCGGCACCCAGAATTACAAGATCGGCTATTGACAAACAATCAAGAAGATGAGAGTTATCGGCAAAAATGGTATGACAGTGCTGATGCTTTATTGAGTAAATTAGAGCGAGCAAATTTAAGTGAGAAATCGCGTCGGCAAATTGGGCAATATACCGAAGAAAATTATGGTAGCCGGCAGAGTAATCTCAGCAATGAGGAGCTAATTCGCCAAACTGACGAGCAATTTTATCAACTATTTCCCGAACAGCAGGGGCAAACACTCAACCCAGAAACATGGGGTCAAATTTGGTATGCAATTGCAACCAATCGAGCCGAGAATAGATGA
- a CDS encoding alpha/beta hydrolase: MATTVDPTSASTTDPSTGIGGTVYEYLWTWKKRQLQITYEIMGEGKPILLLPALSTVSTRAEMRGIAELLAPQFQVIAVDWPGFGTSERPPFNYEPSVYYSFLADFVRDTFTEPIVVIAAGHAAGYVMHLAQHKPPMWSWVVLVAPTWRGPLPTAMGENRWFYKILKQLVCLPVLGQFLYFLNTLAPFLTSMYRRHVYSNPNAVTPSLIQQKQRISRQPGARFAPAAFVTGTLDTVKARPQFIDLFQPLPVPVLVVIGEQTPPKSRMEMEVLVSFSGVQKCRLPGSLGLHEEHPAALADAILPFLKKFLSR, from the coding sequence ATGGCCACCACTGTTGACCCGACTTCTGCATCTACCACCGACCCATCTACCGGCATCGGTGGTACTGTTTACGAATATCTCTGGACTTGGAAAAAACGCCAGCTACAGATCACTTACGAAATTATGGGTGAAGGAAAGCCCATCTTACTGTTGCCGGCCTTAAGTACGGTTTCCACACGGGCAGAAATGCGCGGCATCGCAGAACTCTTGGCCCCTCAATTTCAGGTGATTGCCGTAGACTGGCCCGGATTTGGCACCTCAGAACGCCCGCCTTTTAACTACGAACCGAGCGTTTACTACAGCTTTTTAGCGGATTTCGTACGCGATACGTTTACTGAACCCATTGTTGTCATTGCTGCCGGCCATGCTGCCGGTTATGTGATGCACTTGGCCCAGCACAAGCCGCCGATGTGGTCGTGGGTGGTTTTAGTCGCCCCGACTTGGCGCGGGCCTCTGCCGACGGCAATGGGTGAAAATCGCTGGTTCTACAAAATTTTGAAGCAGTTGGTGTGCTTGCCGGTGTTGGGCCAGTTCCTCTATTTTTTAAATACCTTAGCGCCCTTCTTAACTTCAATGTATCGGCGTCATGTTTACAGCAACCCCAATGCCGTAACCCCCAGCCTGATTCAACAAAAGCAGCGTATTTCCAGGCAACCAGGGGCGCGATTTGCCCCGGCTGCGTTTGTCACCGGCACCCTCGATACGGTGAAAGCACGACCCCAGTTTATTGATTTATTTCAACCCTTGCCGGTGCCGGTGTTGGTCGTGATCGGTGAGCAAACCCCACCGAAGTCACGCATGGAAATGGAAGTGCTGGTGAGTTTCTCTGGCGTGCAAAAGTGTCGGCTTCCCGGTTCTTTAGGATTGCATGAAGAACATCCAGCGGCTTTGGCGGATGCGATTTTGCCTTTTCTGAAAAAATTTCTCTCGCGTTAA
- a CDS encoding DUF1636 domain-containing protein — protein sequence MKTPHTLFVCTACASVWKDGKREGKSGGQDLLEQINELHKNWDLREDFPIQEVECMSACSRSCAVSFVAAGKYTYLFGDLPVNESAAAVLQCASQYYAKPDGLLPWSERPEPLKKGILAKIPPLPTLELVAQK from the coding sequence ATGAAAACACCCCATACTTTATTTGTTTGTACAGCCTGCGCTTCAGTTTGGAAGGATGGAAAGCGAGAAGGAAAAAGCGGAGGTCAGGATCTTTTAGAACAGATTAATGAACTTCATAAGAATTGGGATTTACGAGAGGATTTCCCCATACAAGAAGTTGAATGTATGAGTGCTTGCAGTCGTTCCTGTGCGGTTTCATTCGTGGCTGCCGGCAAATATACTTATTTGTTTGGCGATTTACCCGTTAATGAAAGTGCGGCGGCTGTGTTGCAATGTGCCAGTCAATATTATGCTAAACCCGATGGCTTATTGCCTTGGTCAGAACGACCTGAACCTTTAAAAAAGGGAATTTTAGCAAAAATTCCTCCGCTTCCAACGTTAGAGTTAGTCGCTCAAAAATAA
- the cobW gene encoding cobalamin biosynthesis protein CobW — translation MHKIPVTVITGFLGAGKTTLIRNLLQNNQGRKIAVIVNEFGEIGIDGDLLKSCQVCDEDDNPIGNIVELTNGCLCCTVQEEFLPTMQQLLQRREQIDCMLIETSGLALPKPLVQAFRWPEIRTGATVDGVITVVDCEAVAAGTLVGNLDALNAQRQEDPNLEHETPIEELFEDQLACADLVLLTKVDLVDFQTRQKVESWLQQQLPPGVKIVACESGQINPDVLLGFNAAVEDNLESRPSHHDTEEEHDHDDDINSVHFIGDNEFEPQALISKLQKLVQEQEIYRVKGFVSVPAKGMRLVVQGVGSRFDYFYDRPWLATEIRQTRLVLIGRDLDESQIQTVLQ, via the coding sequence ATGCATAAAATTCCTGTCACTGTAATCACCGGCTTCTTGGGTGCCGGTAAAACCACCCTAATCCGTAACCTTCTGCAAAATAACCAAGGACGCAAAATTGCCGTTATTGTCAATGAATTTGGCGAAATTGGAATTGATGGAGATTTGCTGAAATCTTGCCAAGTTTGCGATGAAGACGACAATCCCATTGGCAACATTGTAGAACTAACCAATGGTTGCCTTTGCTGCACCGTACAAGAAGAATTTTTACCGACAATGCAGCAGTTATTGCAACGTCGAGAACAGATTGATTGTATGTTAATCGAAACATCTGGACTCGCCTTGCCAAAACCCTTAGTGCAAGCCTTCCGATGGCCAGAAATTCGCACCGGCGCAACCGTTGATGGTGTTATTACCGTGGTAGACTGTGAAGCTGTTGCAGCCGGCACTCTGGTTGGTAATCTTGACGCATTAAATGCACAGCGACAAGAAGATCCCAATTTAGAACACGAAACACCGATTGAAGAATTGTTTGAAGATCAGTTAGCTTGTGCCGATTTAGTATTGCTAACGAAAGTAGATTTGGTAGATTTCCAAACTCGCCAAAAAGTAGAGTCATGGCTACAACAACAACTGCCTCCAGGAGTAAAAATTGTAGCTTGTGAAAGTGGTCAAATTAATCCAGATGTGCTGTTAGGATTTAATGCAGCAGTCGAGGATAATTTGGAAAGCCGGCCTAGTCATCATGACACAGAAGAAGAACACGATCATGATGACGATATTAACTCGGTACATTTTATCGGCGACAACGAATTTGAGCCGCAAGCATTAATATCAAAGTTGCAAAAATTAGTGCAAGAGCAAGAAATCTACCGAGTGAAAGGCTTTGTTTCCGTGCCGGCTAAAGGGATGCGTTTAGTTGTGCAAGGCGTGGGTTCTCGCTTTGATTATTTCTATGATCGCCCTTGGCTAGCAACGGAAATTCGTCAGACGCGATTAGTCTTAATCGGTCGCGATTTGGATGAATCTCAGATCCAGACAGTTCTGCAATAG